From Synoicihabitans lomoniglobus, the proteins below share one genomic window:
- a CDS encoding cytochrome-c peroxidase — protein MARLTSTVAISFAILVCLPLPGKSQRPDYLVYFIAKETFASVPLQAPELENNPATPAKRELGKMLFFDPRLSPDGTSSCHSCHDLTAGGASSKSASFGHHWQKEPRNAPTVFNAIFNTAKFWDGRSADLTARSGHPVEARLELGDDAAVVVARLGSIPGYVRRFAAAFPDDPEPVNHHNMALALECFQATLITSRSRFDRYLDGDVKVLKSNEEAGLRAFTLKGCTICHTGVNLGGDSYYPFGVFEQPPVGIRPEADRGRFAVTASKSDDYVFRASPLRNIALTSPYFHSGQVESLEEAVAIMSSSQMGGTLTDQEVSDIVAFLQTLTGRLPTIESPALPPSPSTPALR, from the coding sequence ATGGCCCGCCTTACGTCAACGGTCGCCATCAGCTTCGCGATTCTGGTCTGCCTGCCTTTACCGGGCAAAAGCCAGAGACCCGACTACCTGGTCTACTTCATCGCCAAAGAGACGTTTGCATCCGTGCCGCTCCAAGCACCCGAATTGGAGAACAATCCCGCCACCCCCGCTAAACGGGAACTGGGCAAAATGCTGTTCTTCGATCCACGGCTTTCGCCCGATGGAACCTCCAGCTGCCACAGCTGCCACGACCTCACAGCGGGAGGCGCTTCCTCGAAGTCCGCTTCGTTCGGACACCACTGGCAAAAAGAACCGCGCAACGCTCCCACCGTGTTCAACGCGATTTTCAATACCGCCAAATTTTGGGACGGACGCTCCGCCGACCTCACCGCTCGGTCCGGGCATCCCGTTGAGGCTCGGCTGGAACTGGGCGATGATGCGGCTGTCGTGGTCGCCCGCCTTGGTTCGATTCCGGGCTATGTGCGCCGATTCGCCGCCGCCTTCCCCGACGACCCCGAACCGGTCAACCACCACAACATGGCCTTGGCGCTGGAGTGCTTCCAAGCGACTCTCATCACGTCCCGATCACGCTTCGACCGCTACCTCGATGGCGACGTGAAGGTGCTCAAGTCCAACGAGGAAGCCGGCTTGCGAGCCTTTACCCTGAAAGGCTGCACGATCTGCCACACTGGCGTAAACCTCGGTGGCGACAGCTACTACCCGTTCGGCGTTTTCGAGCAACCGCCCGTCGGGATCCGCCCTGAGGCCGACCGCGGTCGGTTCGCGGTGACCGCGTCCAAAAGCGACGACTACGTCTTTCGCGCCTCGCCGCTGCGTAACATCGCCCTCACCAGCCCCTACTTCCACTCGGGCCAGGTGGAAAGCCTGGAGGAAGCCGTGGCCATCATGAGCTCCAGCCAAATGGGCGGCACCCTCACCGATCAGGAGGTTTCTGACATCGTGGCCTTCCTTCAAACCCTCACCGGCCGACTCCCCACCATCGAGTCGCCTGCACTTCCTCCATCACCCTCCACACCTGCTCTCCGCTAA